In Juglans microcarpa x Juglans regia isolate MS1-56 chromosome 4S, Jm3101_v1.0, whole genome shotgun sequence, a single window of DNA contains:
- the LOC121262296 gene encoding RNA-binding protein 24-A-like, whose product MAYQPITGPTSGSGFQFMNSPFGDTTFTKVFVGGLAWETQSETMRRYFEQFGEILEAVVITDKNTGRSKGYGFVTFREPEAARRACIDPTPIIDGRRANCNLASLGRPRSSMPYGRLRPTTPYSGSVQVARGAYVGNFGYQHPLSYSYQHGLMYPSYGYQTYGPEYVYPQGVYNPYAGQHYLQIYGVPGTVNTAVYPYGQLGQTLPGGHGYSAVPSYPVPGAQVVQFGGPSVSAMATSPMPTIQSPYPTGMAAPVAPQPQFIVPAPSPQYMQGSGSDQTAG is encoded by the exons ATGGCGTACCAGCCGATTACGGGTCCGACTTCGGGTTCCGGCTTTCAGTTCATGAACTCCCCTTTTGGTGATACGACCTTCACCAAGGTCTTTGTTGGGGGACTTGCCTGGGAGACACAGAGCGAAACTATGCGGCGGTATTTCGAGCAGTTTGGTGAGATTCTAGAGGCCGTCGTGATCACTGATAAGAATACTGGTCGATCAAAAGGCTATGGTTTT GTGACTTTTCGTGAACCCGAGGCTGCTAGGAGAGCCTGCATTGATCCGACTCCAATTATTGATGGCAGGCGGGCAAATTGTAATTTGGCTTCACTCGGGCGGCCTCGGTCTTCTATGCCTTATG gACGTTTGAGACCAACAACTCCATATTCTGGAAGTGTGCAAGTTGCCCGGGGAGCTTATGTTGGAAATTTTGGCTACCAGCATCCACTTTCTTATAGCTACCAACATGGATTGATGTATCCTTCATATGG GTATCAAACATATGGACCTGAATATGTCTACCCACAG GGTGTTTACAACCCTTATGCTGGTCAGCATTACCTTCAGATATATGGAGTACCCGGGACGGTTAACACTGCTGTTTATCCTTATGGACAATTGGGTCAAACTCTTCCCGGTGGTCATGGTTATTCGGCAGTGCCCAGTTATCCTGTACCGGGTGCTCAGGTAGTACAGTTTGGTGGACCAAGTGTTAGTGCGATGGCAACTTCGCCTATGCCTACAATTCAGTCACCATATCCCACAG GTATGGCAGCACCTGTTGCACCACAACCACAATTTATAGTTCCTGCTCCTTCTCCTCAGTACATGCAAGGTAGCGGTTCTGACCAAACGGCTGGGTGA
- the LOC121262002 gene encoding uncharacterized protein LOC121262002, producing MTVHQHAARFTELSRFATYLIPDKEKKIRNFSELVDKATVFERTLQRSAAMHEQRKRTTPTGYQSGMDQGPWKKRNEGSSSGKRLVQSNQQPYQCRTCNQVHSGECRKGAGLCFRCGKTRHYIRDCPMQNRSNQTFIPPPQRNEVSARGSNQRPTAPARVFALTPGEVEGRNDVITDTERLRNKLVVATPTGNSVVCSEILPGCPLSIEGRQMPADLIVFHMVGFDVILGMDWLASYHASIDCAKKEVVFRPPNEGIPSLCGRSAKGEVMLEQIPVVRDYPEAFPEDLSGLPPEREVEFAIELVLGTAPLSKAPYRMAPSELAELKEQLQDFETEHEEHLKLVLGTLRDKQLFAKLKKCEFWLDSITFLRHVISKDGISVDPGKVEAVVNWSAPRNVHEVRSFLGLAGYYRRFIDGFSKIAVPLTALTRKNNRIIPLMIWNSRQSILHLNFGDIACKTNVVADALSRKSVGPTIAAITTQHRLLMDLERAGIEVFSSDTSAVMASLVVQPALIDRIKDAQKVDSELVKLREEIGSEYKPDFCLPRTVSGQDAIWVIVDRLSKTARFVPIKVSDKLEKLVELVALPPAFSGVHNVFHVSMLRKYIHDPTHIIDHEPLQIQEDMTYTEEPLRILDRKEQVLRNRTISLVKVLWNNHAINEVSWEFEEEMRVKYPHLFEGNYYSL from the exons ATGACGGTACATCAGCATGCTGCTAGGTTTACTGAGTTATCCCGTTTTGCTACTTATTTGATTCCCGATAAGGAAAAGAAG ATTCGGAACTTCTCAGAATTGGTGGATAAAGCAACAGTTTTTGAAAGAACCCTTCAAAGAAGCGCTGCAATGCATGAACAGAGGAAAAGGACTACTCCTACTGGGTACCAGTCTGGCATGGACCAGGGAccatggaaaaagaggaatgaaggtAGTAGTTCGGGAAAAAGGCTGGTTCAGAGTAATCAACAGCCCTACCAGTGTAGGACATGCAATCAAGTGCACTCCGGAGAGTGCAGAAAAGGGGCGGGATTGTGTTTTCGTTGTGGCAAAACAAGACACTACATCAGGGATTGCCCAATGCAAAATAGGAGCAACCAGACATTCATACCGCCACCTCAGAGGAATGAAGTATCGGCCCGGGGCAGCAATCAACGTCCTACTGCGCCTGCTCGAGTCTTTGCACTAACACCTGGAGAAGTTGAGGGTAGGAATGACGTGATCACTG aTACTGAAAGGTTGAGGAACAAGTTAGTGGTTGCgaccccaacaggaaattcTGTAGTCTGTAGTGAGATTTTACCTGGATGCCCTCTTTCTATAGAGGGAAGACAGATGCCAGCAGATTTAATAGTTTTCCACATGGTtgggtttgatgtaattttgggtatggattggctggCTTCCTATCACGCCAGTATTGATTGTGCTAAAAAGGAAGTGGTATTCAGACCCCCTAATGAAG ggattccTAGCCTGTGTGGTAGAAGCGCCAAAGGGGAAGTGATGTTGGAACAGATACCTGTTGTGAGAGATTATCCAGAGGCCTTCCCTGAAGATTTATCGGGACTTCCACCcgagcgggaggtagagtttgctattgagttAGTTCTAGGCACGGCACCCCTttcgaaagcaccttatcgcatggcgcCATCTGAATTAGCGGAACTCAAAGagcagttgcaagattt TGAGACcgagcatgaagaacatttgaagttggtacttgggacactcagagaCAAACAGctgtttgctaagttgaagaagtgtgaattttggcttgattcaatcacGTTTCTGAGGCATGTAATTTCGAAGGATGGTATTTCAGTGGACCCAGGAAAAGTGGAAGCCGTGGTTAATTGGTCGGCACCgaggaatgttcatgaggttagaagcTTTTTGGGATTGGCAGGGTATTACCGTCGATTCATTGATGGGTTTTCCAAGATAGCAGTTCCTCTCACTGCACTCACtaggaaaaataatag aattatcccactCATGATCTGGAACTCACGGCAGTCAATTTTGCACTTAAACTTTGGAGACATTGCTT gcaaaactaatgttgtagccgacgCTCTAAGTAGGAAGTCAGTGGGACCGACAATTGCAGCTATTACTACTCAGCATAGGTTGttgatggatttagaaagaGCCGGTATTGAAGTCTTTTCTAGTGATACAAGTGCTGTCATGGCCAGTTTAGTGGTTCAACCTGctttgatagatagaatcaaagatGCTCAGAAAGTGGACTCAGAGTTGGTGAAGCTAAGGGAAGAGATCGGAAGCGAGTACAAACCTGATTTTT GTCTACCAAGGACCGTAAGCGggcaagatgctatatgggtgatcgtggatcgcttaTCGAAGACCGCCcgttttgtgcccattaaagtttctGATAAACTAGAGAAACTAGTTGAACT GGTGGCTCTACCACCAGCGTTCTCGGGAGTGCataatgtgttccatgtgtccatGTTGAGAAAGTATATCCATGACCCCACTCACATCATAGATCATGAACCCTTGCAGATTCAAGAGGACATGACCTACACCGAGGAACCATTGCGGATTCTGGACAGGAAAGAGCAAGTGTTGCGGAATCGAACTATTTCTTTGGTTAAAGTattgtggaataatcatgctatcaatGAAGTATCTTGGGAATTCGAGGAAGAGATGCGAGTAAAGTACCCTCATTTGTTCGAAGGAAATTATTATAGCTTATag